ATGCTCAGTGACGGCTAAGACATAAGTATTACGCAAGCGAATCTCATTTTTCTCTGGCGATAAACGCTTATAACCAGCTGGCGGCTCAATTTCGTAGTCGCCTTGGTCAATATACAAATCTTTAGTAAACGGAATTTCACGCTCACCCATATCGACATTCGGATGATTTGGCTGTGTGAGCCACAAGGTTTGTAGTTCTTCATCCCAGCGTGCATTAACGCCTTCTGCTTTTAAAGACTCCCAGTCTTTTACCGCCTCGTCAAAGTTGGTAATAGTCACTTTCAACGGCTTTAACACTGCCATACCGCGCGCGGTGGTGTCATCAAGTGATTGACGGATACTAAACTCTAGAAGACGCATATCAATGACGCCATCAGCTTTGGTCACGCCCACGCGGTCACAGAAGTCACGCAACCCTTCAGGCGTATAACCACGACGACGCATGCCAGCAATCGTTGGCATACGTGGGTCATCCCAACCGCTGACGATATTTTCATCAACCAATTGCTTAAGTTTACGCTTACTGGTCAAGGTATGGTCAACGTTTAGGCGCGAAAATTCATACTGATGCGGCGGTTGCTCAAAGCCAATTTTATTCACAATCCAATCATAAAACGGACGATGGTCTTCAAATTCTAACGTACAGATAGAATGCGTAATGCCTTCGTGCGCATCCGATAAGGGATGGGCAAAATCATACATCGGATAGATGCACCATTTATCACCCGTTTGATGATGCGCTTGATGCATGACGCGATAAATAATCGGGTCACGCATATTCATATTGGCATCGCCCATATCAATCTTGGCGCGCAATACCGCTTTACCATCGGCAAATTTGCCATTTTTCATATCATCGAACAGTTTCAAATTATCCGCGACACTGGCATCACGCTGCGGTGAAGGTTTACCCACTTCGGTAAACGAGCCACGATTGTCCCTAATTTGCTCAAGCGTTTGCAAATCCACGTAAGCATCACCTTGTTCAATGAGCTGTACTGCCCACGCATAAAGCTGGTCA
This genomic window from Psychrobacter urativorans contains:
- a CDS encoding glutamine--tRNA ligase/YqeY domain fusion protein — protein: MSEHSNNIEQKVEQKNDFIRNIIRDDVKAQKYKQIVTRFPPEPNGYLHLGHVKSICLNFGIAQEFDGICNLRYDDTNPTAEKQDYIDNIKKDVRWLGFEWAGEALYASSYFDQLYAWAVQLIEQGDAYVDLQTLEQIRDNRGSFTEVGKPSPQRDASVADNLKLFDDMKNGKFADGKAVLRAKIDMGDANMNMRDPIIYRVMHQAHHQTGDKWCIYPMYDFAHPLSDAHEGITHSICTLEFEDHRPFYDWIVNKIGFEQPPHQYEFSRLNVDHTLTSKRKLKQLVDENIVSGWDDPRMPTIAGMRRRGYTPEGLRDFCDRVGVTKADGVIDMRLLEFSIRQSLDDTTARGMAVLKPLKVTITNFDEAVKDWESLKAEGVNARWDEELQTLWLTQPNHPNVDMGEREIPFTKDLYIDQGDYEIEPPAGYKRLSPEKNEIRLRNTYVLAVTEHVLDDAGKVIELKATIDPTTLGQNPEGRKVKGVIHWVSASQGIPATVRLYEQLFSVEDPSSVSDVHEALNPNSLTELAAVVEPSLVNAPAGTRFQFEREGYFISDEQQHSTKQPVFNQIVSLRDSYKPA